Part of the Arvicanthis niloticus isolate mArvNil1 chromosome 2, mArvNil1.pat.X, whole genome shotgun sequence genome, GTATGCATAAATTTATACTTTTTAGTATGTGcatctttatttaaaagaatattttatttttcagtttctgcAGGGCCTCTTGTACATCTTTGTTCCTCAGGCTATAAATTAGAGGGTTGAGCATGGGGATCACCAGGGTATAAAAAAGTGAGGTGATTTTATCCTgatccagagagaaagcagaagcaggacgAAAATACATGAAGAGCAGTGTTCCCTGGAAAATGGCAACTGTAGTTAAATGAGAGGCACAAGTAGAGAAAGCTTTGAACTTCCCATTAGTGGAGCAGATTTTTAAGACTGATGAGATGATGTAACAATAGGAGACCAGGACTCCTGAGATGGTGCTCAGTTCAAtcaaaccaaaaataatatagGTGATTAACTCATTCATCTGTGTATCTGAGCAAGATAGTACCAGGATAGGAGGGATATCACAGAAAAAATGATTAATCTTATTAGACCCACAGAAACATAATCCAAAGGTCATTATAGTGTGTATCACAGTATCTATCATTCCTACTAGGTAAACTCCAAATAGAAGTTGGTAGCAAAATTTACTGGACATGTCTACTACATACATCAGAGGATTACTGATAGCCTTGTACCGATCAAAGGCCATCACTGCCAGCAGCATGCACTCAGCATCTACAAAGATACAGGTGAAAAAAAATTGCAATGCGCATCCACCAAAagaaatgtgtttgtgttttgccaTTAGGTCCACCAACATCTTTGGTCCAACAGCTGTGGAATAACAGAGGTCTGAGAAAGAGAGGTtactgaggaagaagtacattggTGTGTGAAGTTGGGGATCCAGTttaatcaaaacaatcattccaATATTTGCCACAAGAATAATGAGATAGATGAGAAGAAATACAATGAATAGAACCACTTTCATGTTAGAGTCATTAGTGATTCCCAGCAAAACAAATTTAGTGTTTGAGGAGCAGTTTCCATCATCCATTCTTCTTTGTTCGTTGCCTGGATAGATGCAGAAAGCATTAAAACAATAGACTTGGTTTTAATCTGTCTAACCAAGAAAATTATAGTCAGAATTCCAAATCTAATTTCATTTTGCAACATATATTTTGTATATCCATACAACACAAATCACTCTTCAAATGACATGATCACTAAAAATTCTTGCAAATATTTAAATTGGAGAGTTGATCATGTTTTcatctaaattaataaatagtTTTTGACACAAAATTTTTATGCTCATCCTAAGACTGTAGAATTGAAAAGCTTAGCATTTGTTACCAGATAGCAATGAACatgaaagaaacaacaaaagtgTATATGAAGTCCAAAAGTATAAAAAGAACTTTCTTAAAACTGAACTGAAGGATCAcactttatattaatattaattaatagtCATAGTTTAACCTCTCATCATAGcatcaaatacaaataaattcatAGAAATTGCTATGTTAtagttttaatacatttttttaatgacacctatttcattattcatttgtcACTTGTTATCACTCATTGCTTTTATGATCTGAATATAGGAATTACCAGATTCCAAACACTAAGTTTGTTTGAAAGAAGATTATCAagccaatgtaaaaaaaaagttgttacaCAATAATTCTGTATTATTGGTTTATCATTAACTAGATGGTACCTATAAATATTAGAAGCTTCTGAAGAACACATCTTCTGTTACTTGAGTTAATCTTTGCTTTTATGGGTATTAT contains:
- the LOC117704021 gene encoding olfactory receptor 5W2-like → MDDGNCSSNTKFVLLGITNDSNMKVVLFIVFLLIYLIILVANIGMIVLIKLDPQLHTPMYFFLSNLSFSDLCYSTAVGPKMLVDLMAKHKHISFGGCALQFFFTCIFVDAECMLLAVMAFDRYKAISNPLMYVVDMSSKFCYQLLFGVYLVGMIDTVIHTIMTFGLCFCGSNKINHFFCDIPPILVLSCSDTQMNELITYIIFGLIELSTISGVLVSYCYIISSVLKICSTNGKFKAFSTCASHLTTVAIFQGTLLFMYFRPASAFSLDQDKITSLFYTLVIPMLNPLIYSLRNKDVQEALQKLKNKIFF